gatgatacatacgaataagtggaaccggggtcaaataatatagaagcttccttgtggcacactgagacaatacctatggtcactgcatctgaagcaacagcatctggcctagcaggaaaagcatagaatcgggcctgacaaccacctgatcggcctccccctcttgggcgacccatagttgcctgacccccaccccgagatggtTGGGCGGGTGGCCaagtaactggtgcggaagtcGTAGTCTGATTCCTCTGCTGTACTGTACGTCCACATATGCCTAAAATCCctgcactcaaagcaactccctgGTACTGGTGGTGGTGAGGACTGAATCGTGCCCCGAGAATCAAAATAACCGCTAGGAGCACCCGGTGCAAATTAACCCTGAACTAaaggagcacgggatgaactctaggctggaagggcactaagagatgactgaccctcatgagaactatatgaaccatggctggatgatacaccatggtgaactggacgacccgtgtGAGTGTGCCTGTAAGGATGACCCCTTCTGTGGTAAAACtgacccctgaaggaacaccgctgaaactaCCCGATCcgtgaggcctcttggcctccctctctccacgcaCCTGGCTACAAATCatctctatctgtcgagcaatgtgaaccacctcgtcaaaagtaacaccagataccctctccctagtaaCTTCCAtaaatgaacctcttaatcctctccctatcagtgggaaccaaccgaACTGCgagacgagccaactcagaaaatgtcatctcgtactgtgtcatagacatgccatcctgacgtaactgctcaaactgtctgcacagctcctctctaTGAGACTGCAGCACAAACTTGTCCAAAtagagaatggagaactcctgccatgtaagtggtgctacaCCGATctgcctgcgcctctcataagcctcccaccatctaaaggcagccccagaaaactgaaaagtagtgaacgagacaccactggtctccagaatacccgtggtccgaagcatccgctgtcacttatctagaaaaccctaagcatcctctcaCTCAGCACCGCTTAATGATGGAGTTCGAAGCCTCCCAATGTCACGCCAAaaaa
The sequence above is a segment of the Nicotiana tomentosiformis unplaced genomic scaffold, ASM39032v3 Un00086, whole genome shotgun sequence genome. Coding sequences within it:
- the LOC138903860 gene encoding uncharacterized protein, with the translated sequence MLRTTGILETSGVSFTTFQFSGAAFRWWEAYERRRQIGVAPLTWQEFSILYLDKFVLQSHREELCRQFEQLRQDGMSMTQYEMTFSELARLAVRLVPTDRERIKRFIYGSY